In Papaver somniferum cultivar HN1 chromosome 1, ASM357369v1, whole genome shotgun sequence, a genomic segment contains:
- the LOC113320815 gene encoding uncharacterized protein LOC113320815, whose translation MICNKGAYIVDNEFNSEAKFSVLTRRLESLERNVNIKPVEFVTHTSSIPSDCTNQRISSLEESMSLFMQATQRSMESLQQQLNQLASQLNEQDNGQVPRQIQPHHKGSFEESTSGVKPTHHDHAFSTLSSGRVIDNHVSGSKDREQDRNMPTFTQVTPSTQKETNETEKGKSEIPYVPRAPFPQASLPRKKGASPNDILEVFKQVNVNIPLLDAIKQIPSYAKFLRDMCTVKQKLNVHKNAFLTEQVSSIITQRTPPKFKDPGCPTIACTIGEHRIEHALLDLGASVNLLPYSVYVQLELGNLKPANVTLQLVDRSTKIPRGVVEDVLIQVESFIYPVDFIVLDTQLVSNPSGKVPVILGRPFLATSNAVINCRNGIMELTFENMKMEINVFHLLNSSPVSETFEHVCMIDSANDSTYCYNENLENLKNMSEKFADCKECSKYELSDICLSYSADSDNYLFHEIVALNLSFHDLSTSFQSTYMSVEHMDAGQVIHINKLELKYVCLAPSINSNVLMLMPLIPSEHNVSSNISSVDLELDLGYTTYVELSEQRVLIIRSYFQL comes from the exons ATGATCTGTAACAAAGGGGCTTACATAGTCGACAATGAGTTCAACTCTGAGGCCAAGTTTTCTGTTTTGACACGAAGACTTGAGTCGTTAGAAAGAAATGTTAATATTAAGCCTGTTGAGTTTGTTACACATACATCTTCTATTCCTAGTGATTGTACTAATCAAAGAATTTCTAGTTTGGAAGAAAGTATGAGTTTGTTTATGCAGGCTACTCAAAGATCTATGGAGAGCTTACAACAACAACTAAATCAGCTTGCCAGCCAACTGAATGAGCAAGATAACGGTCAAGTCCCGAGGCAAATACAACCCCACCATAAAGGTTCTTTTGAGGAAAGCACATCTGGTGTTAAGCCGACTCATCATGACCATGCCTTCTCTACCCTAAGTAGTGGACGGGTCATAGATAACCATGTCAGCGGTTCCAAGGACAGAGAGCAAGATAGGAACATGCCTACCTTTACACAGGTTACTccttcaacacaaaaagaaaccaatGAAACCGAGAAAGGTAAATCTGAAATTCCTTATGTTCCTCGTGCTCCTTTTCCTCAAGCATCACTACCTCGTAAGAAAGGAGCTAGCCCTAATGACATCTTAGAAGTATTTAAACAGGTTAATGTTAACATTCCTCTCTTAGATGCCATTAAACAAAttccttcttatgccaagtttctaagAGATATGTGCACTGTGAAACAAAAATTGAATGTACATAAGAATGCTTTCCTTACTGAACAGGTAAGCTCGATTATTACACAGAGAACTCCACCCAAATTTAAAGATCCGGGTTGTCCTACTATTGCTTGCACTATTGGAGAACACAGGATTGAACATGCATTGTTAGATTTAGGGGCTAGTGTGAATCTCTTGCCATATTCTGTGTATGTGCAATTAGAGCTTGGTAATTTAAAACCCGCTAATGTTACCCTCCAATTGGTTGATAGGTCCACAAAAATTCCTAGAGGAGTggtagaggatgttcttatacaGGTTGAAAGTTTTATTTATCCCGTTGACTTTATTGTTTTGGATACTCAGCTTGTCTCTAATCCTAGTGGGAAGGTTCCCGTCATCTTAGGTAGACCTTTCTTGGCTACCTCAAATGCGGTTATCAATTGTCGGAATGGAATCATGGAGCTTACTTTTGAAAATATGAAAATGGAGATAAATGTGTTTCACCTTTTGAATTCATCTCCAGTTTCTGAAACTTTTGAACATGTTTGCATGATTGATAGTGCGAATGATTCTACTTACTGTTACAACGAGAATCTCGAAAATCTCAAAAACATGTCTGAAAAGTTTGCAGATTGTAAGGAGTGCTCTAAATATGAATTATCAGATATTTGCTTATCTTATTCTGCCGATTCTGACAATTATCTTTTTCACGAAATTGTTGCGTTGAATCTCTCTTTCCATGATCTATCTACTAGTTTTCAGAGTACTTATATGAGTGTTGAGCATATGGATGCTGGTCAAGTCATTCATATAAACAAGTTGGAATTGAAATATGTTTGTTTAGCTCCTTCCATCAACTCTAATGTCCTCATGCTAATGCCTCTTATTCCTAGTGAACATAATGTGTCCAGCAATATCAGTTCAGTAGATTTAGAACTGGATTTAGGGTATACGACATATGTTGAATTGTCTGAACAACGTGTACTTATTATCC GTTCATATTTTCAGCTATAG